The Humidesulfovibrio mexicanus DNA window GTCGCGTCGCCGATGTCGTCGGCGAAGTCCGCCGCGTAGTCGTAAAACGAGGCGATCATGTGGTTGATGCGCCGCCGCATGGCCGACTCGAACACCGGGATGCGGAAGAAGGACACCAGGAACACGGAAACGTCCTGCACGAAGTCGCCCCGGCGGGTGCGGTGCAGGTCCACGTAGTGCACGCGCGGCGCGCCCTGGTCGAAGACGATGTTGTTGGCGTTGAAGTCGCCGTGCAGCAGCACGGTCATGGGCGCGCGCAGGGCGCCCTCGATGTCGCGGCAGCGGGCCACCAGCTCCTCCGTGCCGGGTATCGCCGCCGCGCCCAGCTGCGCGGCCTGGCGGAAAAAGTCCGGATGCACGTGGCGCACCGCGGCCATGCGCTCGGAGAGCTGGCCCATGGCGTCCAGCGGGGCCTCGCCCTTCTCCAGCGTGGAGCGCCAAATGTCGCCCACGGTCTGCTCGAAGATGAAGATGGCGTCCTCCAGCACATCCTCGGCCGCGGTGAGCACCACTTCCGTCCAGGTGCAGCCGGGCAGGAACTCCACCAGCATGGAGGCGCTGTCGCCCTCCTCGTGATAGCTGAAGATGCGCGGCCCGGTGCCCGGCGACACGCGCGCCCAGAACTCCAGGTTTTCGCGTTCGCGGCGGATCTTCTTGAGGTTGCCCTCCTTGAAGATACCGCCCTGGGCCACGTCGGACGGGGCGGCCTTGGGGCTCACCCGGCCGATGCGGCAGCCCGAGCGCGTGCCCCAGATGGAGCGGAAGTCGATGTCGCCCAGGTCGCCCTCGAAGCCGGTCTTGGAGAGGGTCTGCTGCAGGGCCTGGAACTGCTCGATCTTGATCTTCTCCCCGATGACGGAGAAGAGCAGGGCCTCGCCGATGTTCAAAAGCGAGTCGCCGATGCGCTCCAGGTAGCGGAAGATGAAGATGGCCGTGACGCCGTTCTGCACGTCGCGGCCCAGGCGCATCTCCTCCATCAGGGCGTCGAAGGCGTCCTTGTACAGGCTGTCCAGGTCGAATTCGGCCCGGCAGATGCTGAGCGCGCCCGCAACCTCGGCCCTGGAGCGCACCTCAAGGATGCGCGAAAGGCCGTCCTCGATGATGTCGAAGAGCGGGCCGGGCTTGTGCCGCGACAGCACGGAAAGATCCTTGAGGTAGCGCATCTGCCCGGCGATGTTCACGCAGTAGTCGGCGATGCGCTCCAGGTTGGCGGAGATGATCTGCACGCCGCGGATGCGGTCGATGTCGCGCTTGGAGAGGCCGCGCGCGCCATGGATGCGCGAGTAGCACTTGTCCTCCACGATGTTCTTGAGGTTGTCGATGTAGTCGTCGCGCGAGACGACCTTGTCGTACAGCTCGTGGCTGGGCGCGGCCACAAAGGCGCGCGTGTCGCTCATCTGCCCGGTGACTTCAAGCACCAGGAAGCGGAAGTTTTCCTCCAAGCCCTCCAGGGAGTTCATCTCAGGCCTCTATTTTGAGGGTGTTCCCCTGCTTGGGGGTTTCCTCCTCCGGGCAGCGCCAGGAGATGGTCAGCGAAAGCCGCCCCGCGCCGCCGCGCTTGCGCGCCTTGACGGCGAAGGTCAGCAGCTCACGCGGCTGGAGCACGAATTCCTCCTGCCCGGCGCTCACCACCAGCCGCCCCTTGTGCAGCCCCTCCATCACCGCCTCCAGGTACTGCCGAATGCTCTCGGCGTCCTGTATGGATTCGAACACGAATTTCTGGTCGTAGCCCATGCGCCCTCCCCCGGTGCCTAGCCGTCCAGCCGGGCGGCGTATTCCTCGATGACGCGCGCGCGGTCCATGTCGGCCACGATGAGTTTCTTGCCGATGGCGAGGTCGTCCCATGCGGGCTGCAGACCGATCTCGCGCCGGGCCTTGGCCGGATCGCTGACGGCCAAGGTCTTTTCGCCCATGTGGGTGTCGTCGCCCATGAACACCAGCATTCGCCGCTCGCCGTCGCGGCGCAGGCGGTTCTTCTCGCACAAGACGGAGATGAGGAACTCCGTGTAGCGCTGGGACTGCGGGTTCCAGACCTCGTAGCCGTCCACGTCGTAGTTGGCCAGCAGAATGGGCCAGAACTGCTCCGGGTGGGGAATGACCACTCCGCCGCCAAGGCCCCGGACTTCCTCGATGAATTCCGATGTGCGGTAGAAATAGGTGAGGGGGAAGCGCGCCTTGACCACGGCCTTGACCTCTTTCAGGAACACCTGCACGCGGTTGGCCAGGGCGTTGCCCAAGACCGGGCGCTGGCCCTCCACGAAGTTGCGCACCAGCTTGTTTTTGATGGCGTCCACCGGGATGCTGCCCTCGTGCTTTTCCAGCAGGGCGGCAAGCTTCAGGCAGCAGGCCCGCGCGCAGGCCACCACGGCCTCGTCCGAGCCGGACTCCCGCGCGGCCAGGGCCAAGCGCTCTTCGTCGGGTTTGGTCACGGTGAACAGATAGTCGAACAGCTGGCCCGAGCGGTAGGCGTGGGTGTGGGCCAACATGCTTTTGAGCACATGGGCATCGCCCATGCGTTCGGTGCGGAAGTGCAGCAAAAGCTGCACCTTCTGGTTGAAGCCACGGGAGTAGCAGTCCACCTCCACCCCGGAATAGGGTCCGTACTCCAGCAGTTGGTTATGCTGGGTGGGAATGATGAGGCTTGTGCGCATGGCCGGGTAGCTGGCCTCGATGCGCTGGCGGAGCAGGTCCATGGGCACGTGCTCCGGGTGCCAGTGCACGGCCAGCACGGACTGCTGCGCGGGCATGACCACGCCCGGCGTGCGGATGCGTTCGCGCATGGCCGCATCGAGCGTGGTGTCCACCAGGACGGCGAAGAGCCGCTCGTCCGCCTCGGTGACCTCCGCCGTCAACCCGGCCGCCAGACCGTCGAGATCGAAATCTGCCGTCATGCATGGCTCCTTGTCCCGCGTGGCGGGGCGTTCTGTATCGGCCGGCCGTTTCAACGATACTGCGCGTGGCAGGCGCTTCTGCGCCGTGCAAGGCGCGCCAGAACCTGGGCACAGGCCGACACGTCGCGCGCGTCGAACGCCCGGCGCAGGGACTGCGCGTCCTCCAGAAAAGCGGTGTTGCCCCGGGCCAGCTCCCCTGCCTCCGGCCCGTGCGCGTCCTTCACCGGCTGCGGCAGCGCGGCCATGCCCTCGGCCAGGGCCAGGAAGGACTCCAGCGTGTCGCGCTGCGGCACAGCCCCGGCTTCGACGGCGCGCGACAGGGCCGAAAAGTCCGCCTGCAGGGCCTTTTTGAGCTGGCGGTACTTCTCGCGCGCCAGGGCCTGGGCCTCGCCGGGCCGGGGGCTGGCGGCTTTCCCCGGCGCTCTCGCGGCCATCTGGCTCCCGGCCGGAACAGGATTCTTGCCCTGCGTGCGCGCCTGCCCGGCCGTGATCCGCACGGCAAACCCGCCGTCCTCCCGCGCCTCGGCCACCAGTTCCAGCCGCTGCGCGGACCCCTGGCCACAAAAGGGCTGCACTCCGGCGAAGTCGCCGCCAGCGCGCCGATCCCCCGCGCCCTCCAGGGCGTCGGCCAGGTCGCGCAGCACACGCGGCAATCCGCCCGCGTCCACGTTCTTTTCATACATCCACGGGCACATGGGGCCTCCGCGTCGTCACGGCCGGGGCCGCGCCGCCATGCTACGAGATTCGGCCCCGCCCGGCAACCGCGGCCTTGTCGCCGCCGATGCGCGCCACCTCGGCCAAGGCCAGGTCCAGCAGGTCGTCCAGGGGGGCCTCCGCCGGGAGCACCGCGTGGGCGCAGGAGAGATACACGGCCCCGCGCTCCGCGAGCACCCGCGCGATCTCCTCCGCCACGCCGCCGCCCGTGAGCGATGGCCGCTGGGCCTCCAGGGGGTTGCGCAAAAGCCGCTCGGCCAGCGCCTCGGGCGAGGCTTTCAAATAGAGCACGATGCCGCCGGAGAGCCTATGGCGGTTCTCCTCGCGCAGCACAATGCCCCCCCCGCAGGACACCACCTGGCCGGAGAACATGGCCACTTCGGCCAGCGCCACGCTCTCGGCGTCGCGGAAGGCCTCCCAGCCGCCCGCGTCCACCAGTTCGGCCACGCTTTTGCCCGTGCGCAGGCGCACCCGCGCATCCGTGTCCACAAAGGGCCGCCGGAGCCTGGCCGCCAATTTCCTGCCTAGCGTGGTCTTGCCGCTTGCGCGCGCGCCGATGAGATAGATGTTCCGCTCGCCCGACATGCCTTGCGCCTCCCCATGCGGGCAAAGGCCCGCGCAAGGCCCTCTTACGGCAAATCCGGTCCGGAGACAAACGGCCGTCCTCCCGCGCGGGGCATCACGCCTTGCATACGGCCGCGCTTGCGCCTAGGATGTTCCACTTCCGGGCGCTTGCCGCCCGCATCCCACACGCAAGGAACTGCAATGAAAACCGCTATTTTTGGCTTCTCCGGCTCCGGCAAGACCGACATGTTCGCCGCCCTGGCGGGCGAAAAGGCCGCAGGCGCGGGCAACCGCGCCATGGTCAAGGTGCCCGAGCCCCGCCTGGACCCGCTCATCAAGCTGTTCACCCCCAAGAAGATCACCTTGAGCGAAATCGAATACCTGGACGTGCCCGGCGGCGGCGGCAAGGGCCATGGCCTGGGCGAGCGCGTGTTGAACGACATCCGCCCGTACGACTGCCTGCTGTGCGTGCTGGACGCCTTTACCGGCCTTTCCGACCCCAGGCAGCAATTCGGCGCGGTTGAGGCCGACCTGCTGGTGAGCGACCTGGCCGTGGTGGAGAAGCGCCAGGAGCGCATGGCCCTGGACAAGCGCAAGAACGCCAGCCTGGTGGACGCCAAGGAGGAGGAGTGCCTGGCCAAGGCCCGCGCCCTGCTGGAGGACGAGAAGCCTCTGCGCCTGGACCCGGCCCTGTGCGCCGAGCCCGCCATGCGCGGCTTCCGTTTCCTGTCCGCCAAGCCCATTCTCTACGCGTGGAACGTGGCCGAAACCGCCATGGACTCCTTCGAGGTCCCGGCCGATGCGCCGGGCCAGATGCACATGAGCGTGTCCGCCCGGCTTGAACGCGAGCTGGCCGCCATCATCGACCCCGAGGAGCGCGCCATGTTCCTGACCGACCTGGGCCTTACGGAGAGCGCGCTCGACAAGGTCATTTCGCGCACCTACAAGCTGCTCGGCCTCATGAGCTTCCTCACCGCCGGGGACAAGGAGGTGCGCTCCTGGCCGGTGCGCGTGGGCGCAACCGCCCCGGAGGCCGCGGGCGTCATCCACACCGACTTCCAGAAGGGCTTCATCCGCGCGGAGGTCATCGGCTACCAGGACTTCCTCAGGGCCGGGGACTTCAAGAAGGCCAAGGAGCTCGGCCTTGCCCGCCTGGAAGGCAAGGAGTACGTCGTGCAGGATGGCGACATCATCGAATTCCGTTTCAACGTCTAGGACGCCGCGCTAAACCGGGAGGGACGCCATGCCGGGCCAGGATCTGCACGAAGTGTTGCTCGACCTCTCTCGCTGCAACGCCTGCTCCGGCTGCTCCGGGGTCTGCCCCGAGATCTTCGGCTGGGACGAGGACATGGAGCGGCCCTACCTCAGGCGGCACTTCGCCACGCATGACGAGGTGCGCGAGGCCATCGCCCTGTGCCCCAAGCGCTGCATCAGCGCCGAAGGCTGGCCCGAGGAAGACTACTAGCCACGGCTGCGGCGCGGCGCGCCTCCCTGGCGCCATGTCGCGGCAGGCCTTACGCCCGCGCCGCTCCATCGGGCCTGAAGCACTCCCCGCTGAGCGCCCGGCGGATGCGTCCCTGCGGGTCGGCCTGGGCCAAGGCCTGCTCGCAGACCGCGCCATGTCCCGCCTGAGCCGCCGTGTGCAGGGCCAGGCGCAGCTCCTCAAGCCCCGGACCGGGGCGGAAGCACCGCAGCGAGGCAAGCCCCAGCGCAAGGTTCACGCGCCAGTCTTGGGGCTCGCGCAGGCTCAAATCGGAAAGCAGGCCCACGCGCAGGGCCTCGGCGCCGGGTTCGGCGGACAGCAGGGCGTCCAGGGCGCGCAGTGCCTCGGTGTTGCCCGGCGCACGATGCAGGACGGCGTACAGGCATTCGGCGGCGCTTGCGGGCACATGCCGGGCCGGGTCGAAGCCGAAGCCGCCGCGCGGGGGAACGCCCAGAGCCTGGAGGCGCGCGGCCCAGTCTAGAAGCGCCCGAATGCGCCCGGCTTCCGGATCGCCCGGCGCGGGCTCCGAGGAGGGGATTCCCGCAAGCCGGCCGAACCGCAGGGCGCGTTCCGTGTCGGGCTGGCCGGGAGCCGCCGCGCCGAGCCCCAGGCACAGCATGGAGCATGTGCAGGCCAAACGCGGAGCACCGGCCGACATGGGCTGAAAGAGCCGCTCCTGGTCGGCCTCGATACGTCGCAAGAGCGCGCCGACGCCTTCCTCGTCGTCGTGCAGCCTGGCCAGACGCAGCCGGGCGTCAAGGACAAGGGCCTGCGCATCGCAGGCGTCCAGGGCCTCCGGGGCCATGTCCGCAAGGCCTGCGGCGGCTCCGGCGTCCATGCGGCCGGCCTCGCACAGCCGGGCGGCGGCGAGCGCCAGCCAAAGCCCCGCGTCCCGCGCGGTCGCCCCCCGGCGTGTGGCGGCGCGGGCGGCGTTCAGCACGGCCTGCGCGCGCGCGGTCGGCATATGGTCGGCCTGGGCGCGCTCCCATGCCGCGCGGCCCATGGCCTCGGCCAGGCGCGGACGGGCGGCCAGCAGCCGCAGGGCGTCCGCAAGCTCCAGGGCGTCGCCGCACACGAGCATTTCGCGTCCTGGCGCGAACAGCGCCTCCTGCTCCGGCCCCAGGTCCTGGGCCAAAACAACGCATCCGCAGCCTGCGGCCTCGAAAAGCCGAAGATTCACCTCGCCGGTGATGGATTCATTGGGCACGACCCTGGTCTGGCAATAGAAATCAAGCATGGCGTCCACGTCCAGACCGTCGGCCAGCTCGAAATCATCGGGCGCCACCTGGCGCATGAGCGCAGCCAGCCAGGTGCGGGCGGAGCGCGTGGGGCCCAGGCGGCCGACGAACCCGGAAAGGCGCGGGCGCTGGTCGAACGGAACGAAGGGCCTGTTCTGCGCGTGCCAGGGAAGGTGCAGGGGGGGCGGCGCTCCGCAGTCGGCCAGCTGCCGCGCCCAGCGCGACTGGGTGGAGAAGGCCACGTCGAACAGCCGGACATAGGGCGCCTGCCAGAACGCGTTCAGGTGCGGGTCAAGCGCCCAAAACATGCGCACGGCCGTGACCTCCTCCAGTCCGGCCAGCAGCAGACGCGGCCCCAGGCGCTCGAACTGGAGCAGGATGTCCGGTTCAAAGCCCCGGCGCGACAGCTCCTCGGACACGTCGAACACTCCGGACAGCTCCGGCGCAAGCACAAGCACCTCGCAGCCGAGTTCGCGCAAGGCTTGGGGAAGCGGGCCGGAAGGATGGACGAGGCAGACGCGCAGCGGCTGATTCATATGTCGCATCTACACGAGTTTTTTGGAAATGACTACGAAAAATGAAATGTGCGTAGCAGGGGTAATCCCTCACTCAAGCAGGGTCGATAAGACGCCAACGAAGGACATCGCAGGGGGCATCCTGTCCGG harbors:
- a CDS encoding DUF933 domain-containing protein encodes the protein MKTAIFGFSGSGKTDMFAALAGEKAAGAGNRAMVKVPEPRLDPLIKLFTPKKITLSEIEYLDVPGGGGKGHGLGERVLNDIRPYDCLLCVLDAFTGLSDPRQQFGAVEADLLVSDLAVVEKRQERMALDKRKNASLVDAKEEECLAKARALLEDEKPLRLDPALCAEPAMRGFRFLSAKPILYAWNVAETAMDSFEVPADAPGQMHMSVSARLERELAAIIDPEERAMFLTDLGLTESALDKVISRTYKLLGLMSFLTAGDKEVRSWPVRVGATAPEAAGVIHTDFQKGFIRAEVIGYQDFLRAGDFKKAKELGLARLEGKEYVVQDGDIIEFRFNV
- a CDS encoding amphi-Trp domain-containing protein — protein: MGYDQKFVFESIQDAESIRQYLEAVMEGLHKGRLVVSAGQEEFVLQPRELLTFAVKARKRGGAGRLSLTISWRCPEEETPKQGNTLKIEA
- a CDS encoding GAK system XXXCH domain-containing protein codes for the protein MCPWMYEKNVDAGGLPRVLRDLADALEGAGDRRAGGDFAGVQPFCGQGSAQRLELVAEAREDGGFAVRITAGQARTQGKNPVPAGSQMAARAPGKAASPRPGEAQALAREKYRQLKKALQADFSALSRAVEAGAVPQRDTLESFLALAEGMAALPQPVKDAHGPEAGELARGNTAFLEDAQSLRRAFDARDVSACAQVLARLARRRSACHAQYR
- a CDS encoding glycosyltransferase, whose product is MNQPLRVCLVHPSGPLPQALRELGCEVLVLAPELSGVFDVSEELSRRGFEPDILLQFERLGPRLLLAGLEEVTAVRMFWALDPHLNAFWQAPYVRLFDVAFSTQSRWARQLADCGAPPPLHLPWHAQNRPFVPFDQRPRLSGFVGRLGPTRSARTWLAALMRQVAPDDFELADGLDVDAMLDFYCQTRVVPNESITGEVNLRLFEAAGCGCVVLAQDLGPEQEALFAPGREMLVCGDALELADALRLLAARPRLAEAMGRAAWERAQADHMPTARAQAVLNAARAATRRGATARDAGLWLALAAARLCEAGRMDAGAAAGLADMAPEALDACDAQALVLDARLRLARLHDDEEGVGALLRRIEADQERLFQPMSAGAPRLACTCSMLCLGLGAAAPGQPDTERALRFGRLAGIPSSEPAPGDPEAGRIRALLDWAARLQALGVPPRGGFGFDPARHVPASAAECLYAVLHRAPGNTEALRALDALLSAEPGAEALRVGLLSDLSLREPQDWRVNLALGLASLRCFRPGPGLEELRLALHTAAQAGHGAVCEQALAQADPQGRIRRALSGECFRPDGAARA
- a CDS encoding ferredoxin — protein: MPGQDLHEVLLDLSRCNACSGCSGVCPEIFGWDEDMERPYLRRHFATHDEVREAIALCPKRCISAEGWPEEDY
- a CDS encoding PhoU domain-containing protein, producing MNSLEGLEENFRFLVLEVTGQMSDTRAFVAAPSHELYDKVVSRDDYIDNLKNIVEDKCYSRIHGARGLSKRDIDRIRGVQIISANLERIADYCVNIAGQMRYLKDLSVLSRHKPGPLFDIIEDGLSRILEVRSRAEVAGALSICRAEFDLDSLYKDAFDALMEEMRLGRDVQNGVTAIFIFRYLERIGDSLLNIGEALLFSVIGEKIKIEQFQALQQTLSKTGFEGDLGDIDFRSIWGTRSGCRIGRVSPKAAPSDVAQGGIFKEGNLKKIRRERENLEFWARVSPGTGPRIFSYHEEGDSASMLVEFLPGCTWTEVVLTAAEDVLEDAIFIFEQTVGDIWRSTLEKGEAPLDAMGQLSERMAAVRHVHPDFFRQAAQLGAAAIPGTEELVARCRDIEGALRAPMTVLLHGDFNANNIVFDQGAPRVHYVDLHRTRRGDFVQDVSVFLVSFFRIPVFESAMRRRINHMIASFYDYAADFADDIGDATWQARLAMGLARSFATSTRFELNYDFAREMFQRAHYLMEGLAAHQGKPWEDYRLPRPILFY
- the aroL gene encoding shikimate kinase AroL; its protein translation is MSGERNIYLIGARASGKTTLGRKLAARLRRPFVDTDARVRLRTGKSVAELVDAGGWEAFRDAESVALAEVAMFSGQVVSCGGGIVLREENRHRLSGGIVLYLKASPEALAERLLRNPLEAQRPSLTGGGVAEEIARVLAERGAVYLSCAHAVLPAEAPLDDLLDLALAEVARIGGDKAAVAGRGRIS